The genomic region TCGTCGCGGGAATCGGCCGCAGCTCCACCCGAAACCGCGTCTGGCACGACAACGACCGTCTTTTCCGTCAAACAGTGCTCGATGTACCGACGAGCTATCGCGCGCACTGGACTCTAGCCGAGCATCTGACAAACGCCGGTCAGACGCAGGAAGGGCTGGAGGAGATGCTGCTTGCGGTCGTCCTGGGAAAGCGCAACGACCCGGGGCTCCTCTCGTTTGCCGCTGATCGGTTCCGCATGGCAGACCAGTGCCCGCGCGCAATGGGGATGTATCGCAAAGCCCTGGATATCGACCCGTCGTTGCCGGATCTGCGCTTCAATGCGTCTGTTTGCCTGTTGCAGCTGGGTAAGCTCGACGAAGCCAGATCGCTCGCGCAGGACGGTCTCAGATCCTCGGCGGCGGACGCAAATCTGCTGAGGGTTATCGCTGTTGCCGACAGCCTCGCGAATGTGAGCAAGGGAAATAATCCGAAATCCTGAGTTGCCTTTTTTTGGCCCCTTCGTCCTTTCGACGGATTCACTACCGATTCCTCTCAAGGAGATAGACAAATGGTCCGCAACAAAAAGGGTTTCACGCTGATCGAGCTTCTGATCGTCGTCGTCATCATCGGCATTCTTGCCGCGATCGCGATCCCGAAGTTCGCGAACACCAAGGAGAAGGCCTACCTCGCATCGATGAAGGCTGACCTTCGCAACCTGGCGACGTACGAAGAGAGCTACGCAGCCGACAGTGCCGGCACGTACTTCTCAGGCAATGGCACGGCTCAGGGCTTCACCGCGTCGCAGAACGTGACGATGACAGCCACCGCAGTTGCCGGCCCGCCGGCTGGATGGTCTGCGGTTGCGAGCCACACGCTCACGACCAAGACCTGCTCGTCTTCAGTCAACGGTCTGATTACCTGCACCTGAT from Gemmatimonadaceae bacterium harbors:
- a CDS encoding prepilin-type N-terminal cleavage/methylation domain-containing protein, producing MVRNKKGFTLIELLIVVVIIGILAAIAIPKFANTKEKAYLASMKADLRNLATYEESYAADSAGTYFSGNGTAQGFTASQNVTMTATAVAGPPAGWSAVASHTLTTKTCSSSVNGLITCT